One window from the genome of Cryptomeria japonica chromosome 6, Sugi_1.0, whole genome shotgun sequence encodes:
- the LOC131037750 gene encoding cation transporter HKT1;3, which yields MQDISPERRCTRKKSCFLFKYLKNIFESVPPILYDPYCIHVSYFAAISLVGLIPLRFSPTKSKRYLNVLDAFYTSVSAATVSSLGVVAMEDLSHFHLVVMTILMLLGGEVFTSLCSLHLARIRLRLRIRLQRSNLHHNSMNSTQMLELHRYQSTSDQGKSTTHLDQYLHGKDQMRKESILRPNKAMTGPEDIIDDDLENLEMNGSRNMAVEECHNEVQSDADNVLDDDLEYQALTFLCYLCLGYFLFVQLVGFVLVYIYFCVSRGGERILSDRGVSKSLFVVFTVISSFANCGFTPLSDNMMPLRKHSVLLMILAFQILLGNTMFGPCFSAIFLTLRRFSREEGRRKIYDYIEKNGHRLFADHFFSRRQNMWLLLCAVGFLTIEVVMIFALHWNTVALDGLTVGEKVIGGVFQSVSIRHSGENIVNPQLLSPALLVIYIVFMYLPPYPFYKERRDIMNIKPLSKEESKKWSILTQFEKLVMHDSCYLLIAVILICIIESHNLSQDPLNFNVLAIVFEVVSGYGNVGISLGYNCILFSKMSKHYCEDVPYSLSGKWSTKGKVIIIMVMFFGRLKVIKSSLRRKLFMQNVVSHNF from the exons ATGCAAGACATTTCACCAGAGAGACGGTGCACAAGGAAAAAGAGCTGTTTTTTGTTCAAGTACCTGAAAAATATCTTTGAATCGGTGCCTCCAATTCTATATGATCCCTACTGCATCCATGTTAGCTATTTTGCTGCAATTTCTTTAGTGGGTTTGATTCCTTTGAGATTTTCACCCACTAAAAGCAAACGATACTTGAATGTGCTTGATGCATTTTATACTAGTGTGTCAGCTGCAACTGTAAGCAGCTTGGGAGTTGTTGCCATGGAAGATCTCTCTCACTTCCACCTCGTAGTGATGACCATACTCATGCTTCTAGGTGGAGAAGTTTTCACGTCCTTATGCTCTCTCCACCTTGCAAGGATTAGGCTTAGGCTCAGGATCAGGCTTCAACGTTCAAACCTGCACCACAACTCAATGAATAGTACTCAAATGCTAGAATTGCATCGTTACCAGAGCACAAGTGATCAGGGTAAATCTACAACACACCTTGATCAATATCTCCATGGAAAAGATCagatgagaaaagaatcaatacTGAGACCTAACAAGGCTATGACTGGTCCCGAGGATATCATTGATGATGATTTAGAAAACTTGGAGATGAATGGTTCAAGGAACATGGCAGTAGAAGAGTGTCATAACGAGGTTCAAAGTGATGCTGACAACGTCCTGGATGATGATTTAGAATACCAAGCTCTTACTTTTCTCTGCTATTTATGTCTAGGATATTTTCTGTTTGTTCAGCTAGTTGGTTTTGTTCTCGTTTACATCTATTTTTGTGTATCCAGAGGTGGAGAGAGGATTCTAAGTGACAGAGGCGTAAGTAAGTCTCTGTTTGTAGTGTTTACAGTGATATCATCATTTGCCAATTGTGGGTTCACTCCATTGAGCGATAATATGATGCCCTTAAGAAAGCACAGTGTTTTGCTTATGATATTGGCGTTTCAGATACTCCTGGGGAATACAATGTTTGGTCCCTGCTTCTCAGCCATCTTTCTGACACTGCGAAGATTTTCAAGAGAAGAGGGTAGGAGAAAAATATACGATTATATAGAGAAAAATGGGCACAGACTGTTTGCAGATCACTTCTTCTCCAGAAGACAAAACATGTGGCTCCTTCTTTGCGCTGTGGGATTTCTCACAATTGAGGTAGTTATGATATTTGCATTGCATTGGAATACGGTAGCTCTGGATGGGCTTACAGTGGGCGAGAAGGTGATTGGTGGGGTGTTTCAATCTGTGTCCATTAGGCACTCTGGCGAAAATATCGTCAATCCACAGCTTCTCTCTCCTGCTCTCCTCGTTATCTACATCGTCTTCAT GTATTTACCACCCTATCCATTCTACAAGGAGAGACGAGATATCATGAATATTAAACCATTGTCAAAGGAGGAGTCAAAGAAGTGGAGTATTCTTACACAATTTGAAAAGTTAGTTATGCATGATTCATGCTATCTTCTTATAGCAGTTATACTCATTTGCATTATAGAAAGCCACAACCTTTCTCAAGACCCACTTAACTTCAATGTTCTGGCGATCGTCTTTGAAGTTGTAAG TGGATATGGAAATGTGGGAATTTCTCTAGGCTACAATTGCATCCTCTTTAGCAAGATGTCTAAACATTATTGCGAAGATGTGCCTTATAGTTTATCTGGGAAATGGAGCACCAAAGGAAAAGTGATAATTATAATGGTGATGTTCTTTGGTCGTCTTAAGGTAATCAAATCATCTTTGAGAAGAAAGTTATTCATGCAAAATGTAGTTTCCCACAATTTTTAA